DNA from Myxococcota bacterium:
TCGGACCGATGCACGGCGACCAACCGAGGGCGAACCCCGAGCCGATCACCGCGGAACTCCAGAAGCTCCGCTTGCGCACGGAGAAGTTCATGCGCGTGTCTCGATACAGGGCCTGGATCGGCGACAGCCCCATCATGTGGAGCCCGAAGACGATCACGACGATGCCTGCGATCTGGCTCACGCCGATCTCGAGCCCGAAGAGTTCGAGGCGCCACGTGCGCACCACGTGACCGACGGCGACGGCGCCGACGCCCATCAACACGAACACGAACGAGAAGCCGGTCACGAACCCGAAACACGCCCGCATGACCCGCTTGCGCAGGTCCGCGTCCTCACTGCCGGCGCGCATCTCGTCGACGGAAATGCCCGAGATGAGCGACAGGTAGGCAGGCATCAGGGGCAAGACGCAAGGCGAGAGCACCGAGAGGAGCCCCGCCGCGAAGGCCAGGAAGATGTCCGGGCTTGCCGACGCCGCCATAGTCGATGAGGAAAGCACCTGGCCCCAGCCAATGCCAACCACGCGGGGACCCTACCGGGCGGGCCTGTTCGCGCTTCGGGCCCCAGGACGAAGCCGAAACGAAGACGGGCGACGAAGAGCCTCGAGAGCTCTCCGCCGCCCGTTCTCGGAGGCGTATCCCGATCGACCGGGAAGCGCTTCCAGCGCGCCTCACCGACCCGGGAGCCGGTGAGAAGCGCCGAGACCGTCACCGGCCTAGTAGTCTTCCTCGTAGAAGGTCGACTCGTCGACGGCCGCATGCTGGATCTCGCGGTAGCGCGGATCCTGACCGTAGAACTCGAGCCCTTCTTCCATGCGCAGGTGCGAGGGCGTGACCACGTAGTCACCGCGCACCGACGCCGTCACGACGGCATCGAGCACTTCCTGATCGCCGCCCGCGAGGCCCCAGGCGATCCCGCCGAAGACCAGGCCGAGCGTGGCGTAGGTGAGCTTTGCCGGGCCGTAGATCAGCGTGCTGAGTGCGGAGAGCGCACCGAGGCCCGCCTCGTTGCCCAGGCTCGTGTCCTCTTCCGACCAGGCTGCCGTCGGTGCCGCGATCACGGCCAACGCCAGCGCGCCCGACAGCGCCCAACTTCGCGTTCGATTCATTCGTCCAACCTCCCGATCGTCCCCGATCGTCTGGTGTTGTGCGGAACCGACGACCCCCCGCCGACGGTTCCCGGGTGGGCCCGAAACGATCCGCGCCGCGCAGCAGCCCGGAATCGCTTCCGATGCTCTCGCGCGGCTCCCGACGAAACCTGCCCCCCAGCAGGCGACCCGTCGGTGACGGCTCTCACGGGCCCTCACACGTCTTTCAACGTCGTCCCAGCGCGGTCTCCGACCCCCGTCCGGCCGAAATCAAACGCTGGTACCCCCCGCTGGGGAGAATGACTTCGCGCCTTCCCAAGTCAAGTGGGAATCGACGTTTTCCGCAGGGTTAGAAGCGTCTCTGCCGGCGCCGAAGCGCCGGGTGCGCGTCAGAAGCGTCGCTGGGTATCGAGGAGCAGCGTCACCGGCCCGTCGTTGGTGAGGTGGACCTCCATGTGCGCGCGGAAGCGCCCGGTGACGACGTCCACCCCGGCCTCACGCGCCGCCTGAGCGACCGCCTCGACCAGGGGGGCGGCCAGTTCGGGTGCGGCCGCTTCGCCGAAGGACGGCCGGCGCCCCTGCCGCGCGTCGCCGAGCAGGGTGAACTGGGAGACCACGCCGAGCGTGCCGCCCGTGTCGGCCAGGGACCGGTTCATGCGGCCGTCCGGGTCGGGAAAGATCCGCAATCCCACGAGCTTGCGCGCCAGAGTTCGTGCGTCGCCCTCGTCATCGCCTGCCGCGACGCCCACCAGGGCGAGGAGCCCCTCGCCCATGCGCGCCACCTCGTCCCCCTCCACGACGACGGCGGCCCGAGACACCCGCTGTACGACCGCGCGCACGGGGGCTAGATCTGGTCCTGCCGGGCGAAGCGCCCCTCGTAGCGCGCCTCGCCATCCGTGTGCATCAAGACCAGCTGGCACAGGCGCACGCCGGCGTGGATGCGCAGCGGGTGACCCGCCACGTTGCTCATCTCGAGCACCTGCCGGTTGTCGACACCGGGCTGCACGAACGCCGAGGTGACGTGGATCATCAGCCCGAGCCTTGCGAAGCGGCTGCGCCCTTCGAGAAATCCGCACAGGTTCCCGGGCAGCCGGATGCGCTCTCGGGTGATGCCGTGAATCGTGGAGCCGGGCTCGAGGACGTAGGGCTCGGCGAGAGTCCGGACCTCGGTGTGGTCGCGATAGTCCGTGTCCGCCAACAGATCGATGGGCCGTTCCGGATGCGCGAACACCCGGATCTCGTCGCCGAGCATCAGGTCGATCGACGCCGCACCGAGCTGATCCGCTTCGAACGGCGTGATCACCAGACGCCCACTGTCGAGCTCGGCGCGAATCGCATCGCGCGTCAACACACTCATGTCGCGCTCCCACCCCCGGAACTGTCGAGCGCGCGCATGATACCGTACGGCCATGCCGCATCCGTTCTTCGACCTGCCGGGTCCGTTGGCGATCGGGCACCGCGGCTGTGCGGGCGAGCGTCCCGAGAACACGCTGGTCTCGTTTGCGAAGGCCTGTGAAGACGGAGCCCAGATCCTCGAGTCCGACGTCCACGTCACCCGCGATGGCGTGCCGGTGCTGCTCCACGACGACGATGTGTCACGGGTCAGCGACGGGACGGGTCAGGTGCGCGACCTCTCGCTCGCCGAGCTGCAGCGCCTCGACGCCGGCCACCACTTCACCGCGCCCGATGGCACGCATCCCTTCCGCGGTCAGGGTGTGCAGGTTCCGGCCCTCGCGGAAGCCCTCGCCGCGCTGCCCGGCATGCGGTTCAACCTCGAGCTGAAGGAAGACCTGCCCGACCTGATCGAAGCCACGGTCGAGGTCGTGCGCGACGCCGACCGCGAAGCGCTCACCCTGCTGACCGCCGCGGAAGATCCGCTGATGGCGCGACTGCGGAAGCACGTGGAGAGCGTCGGCAGCAGCGTTGCCCTCGGCGCCTGCACGGGAGAGGTGGCGGGCTTCGCTCTGGCCGCGCGGGATGGAACACCGCCGCCGGACGGACCGATGGCCCTGCAGATTCCCACCCACTTCGTGGGTCAGCCGCTGGTGACCCCGGCACTCCTCGATGCGGCCCATGCCGCCGGCGTCCAGGTCCACGTCTGGACGATCAACGAGCCCGACGAGATCGCGGCGCTGCTCGCGCTCGGGGTCGACGGGATCGTCTCCGACCATCCGGCGCGGGTCGTGGCGGCGCGCGCGGGAGCGTGAGCGAGCCGTCGGCCTTCGTCTGGGACGCGCGCGAAGCGCTCGCCGCCGCGGCCAACCGGGGCCCGGTCGTCGACCTCGCCTGCGGGCGTGGTCGCAACGCGCTGCCCCTCGCGAGGCATGGTGTCCGGATCGTGGGCTTCGACCGAAACGGGGACCATCTGGGGGAGCTCGCGGCCGCGGCGAAGGCGGAGGGCCTCCCGATCGAACTCGCCCAGGCCGACTTCGAGAACCCGACGTCGCTGCCGCTGGGGGCCGGGAGCTGCGCGGCGCTGATCGTCTGCCGCTACCTGCATCGGCCCCTGTGCCCAGCCCTGGTCGAAGCGCTCCAGCCCGGCGGCTGGCTGCTCTACGAAACCTTCACGCGGGACCAACCCAAACTCGGCTATGGGCCCAAGAACGAAGCCTTTTTGCTGGAGGCCGGCGAGCTCCCGCGACTCTTCTCGGGGTTGGAGATGGCCCACCACTGGGAAGGCGTGACGGACGAGGCGAAACCCGCGGCCGTGGCCCAGCTGTGGGCGCGGAAACCCGAGCGGGGAGGCGCGTGAGCTAGAAGCGCGAGACCGGGTCCACCAGGTCGACCGTGCCCAGGTAGCCACCTCCGACCGCGATCGCGTCGTGAGCGACGTAGCCCAGCAGCGCCTGGGAGCGCTCGGGCATGGCCTTCACCGCCTCGATCGGAACGCTCAAGTACTGGTTCTCTTCTGTCCGCAACCACCCGGCGCAGAAGGAGACGTGCATCCCGCGCCGGCCCCGTTCGGCCGACGTGTTCGCGCCACCCGCGTGGATCGTCGAGCCCAGGTAGAGCACCGCGCTGCCCGCCTCCATCTCGGCGACGGCGATCTCGTCTTCGGTGGGCTGGCGGTCGCGCGGCCACCGGTGGCTGCCGGGGACCACGCAGGTGCCGCCGTTCTCGCGGTCGAAGCGTTCGAGGGCGATCACCGAGGCGAGCTGCAGCTCGGGGTGCGGCTGGGGCACATGGGGCCAGACCTGCTCGTCACGGTGCAAGAGCTGTCGCTCGGCGCCCGGTCCGCGATCCATCACGTGGGCGGTGTTCAGGATCACCGAGCAGGCGCCCTCGCCGAGGATCTCCTCGCTGACTTCCGCGAAGAGATCGTCGGGCAGGATCTCGTGGGCGAAGACCTGGGAGTGGGCGGCGACCGCGGTCAGATGGCGGGTCTTCGCCCCGAAGAAGAAGGAGACGCCCGGGTTCACGAATTCCCGAGCCGGATCGAGACTTTCCATCACCGGGTCGAGTTCCTGGTTGAAGCGCTGCAGGCAGTCCGCATCCAGGAACCCCTCGACGATCACCGCACCGGATTCCCGAAGCGCAGGCACGACCTGGGACGCGTCGCGAGACGCGATGCGCGGAACCGATTCGGCCATCGAGCCTTCCTCCTCGCCGCGCGCCCGGAGAAGCGAGCGCCGGCGCGCGCATCTTCCCATACCCGAGGAGCCGCGTGAACGGGGCCGTCCGCGAAACCGGACCCGACCGACTCAGCCCGACAGCTGGCCCAGGGCCCAACGCGCGTGCTCGGCGAGAACCGCATCGTCGCTCTGCAGATGGCGCTCGATCCACGGTCGCAGCTCCGGATCACGCGTGTTCCCGGCCGCGACCAGCGCGTTGCGCACGAGCCCCTGATAGCGGGTGCGGCGGAGCGCCGTCTTGCGGGTCGCCTCGCGCCAGCGCTCCTCGTCGAGTCCGAGCACCCAGGCCAGGGTGGGCGCCTGCCAGTCGGGACGCGGTGCGATCCGCGCGCGCAGTCCGTGGGGGTCCGGGGGAATCGGCCGTCGCTCGCGCTGGTTCCACGGACACACCTCCTGGCAGAGGTCGCAGCCGAAGCCCCAGTCGCCCTGCCCTGCGCGCATCGTTTCGGGGATCGGACCGCGCAATTCGATCGTGGTGTACGAGATGCAGCGCGTGGCATCGAGGACGTAGGGCTCGGGAAAGGCGTCGGTGGGACACGCATCGAGACACGCCCGACAGCTGCCGCAGTGGTCGGGCTCCGGCTCGCCGGCGGGCAGCCACCAATCGGTGAGGATCGCTCCCAGGAAGAGGTACGAACCGAGGCGCGGATGGATCAGGCAGGTGTTCTTGCCGACCCAACCCAGCCCTGCCGCCGCCGCATGGGCCCGCTCCTGCACCGGCCCCGTGTCGACGTAGCCGCGCGTGCGCACCGGCCGATCGGCGAGCGTCGGCAAGCCGGCCTCGAACGCCCGCAGGCGATCCACGAGCACGTCGTGGTAGTCGTCGCCGCCCGCGTAGCGCGCCACGCGAAACGGCGCGGCGTCGGCCGACGGACGCTCGCCCGGGTCGTATACGAAGCCCACGGCGATGACGCTCTGGGCCCGTTCGAGCAGTCGCCGCGGATCCTCGCGCTCCTCCACCCGGCGCCCGATGTAGTGCATCTCGCCGGCGTAGCCGCGCGCGAGCCACTCGCGAAGGAAGCGGGTCTGATCCGTGGGCTCGGCGGCTGCGATGCCGACCAGATCGAACCCGAGCGAGAGCCCGAGAGCTTCGACGCGGGCGGCGTCGGCGGGAGTGCCTCGGGGCGCTTCGCTCACGGGGCCACGCTGGGCCAGACCGTGGGGAGGGTCAAGCGGTGGCGGGCGGTGGCGCGATCGGGTCGCCGTCTTCGGTGAGCCGACGCAGCAGGCTGCCGAAGGCGATCACCAGCACCACGGCGAAGGCCGAAGTGAGCAGCCCCGCCATGTCGTGGAGCGTCCCGGTGGTGGCCCGCTCGATCCCCACCGCATTGGCTGCGTAGACCGTCACGATCACGCGGATCGCGTTGCCGAGCAGCGCTGCCGGGACCACCGCGAGCACGATCGCCGCGCGACGCCAGAACACCTCGTCGGTGAAGCGCGCCAACAGGAACCCGATCGGGATCAAGCTGATCAGCGACGTGATCCCACTGCACGCCTCGGCCACGAAGAGCGAGCCGCCACCCGGCAGCCGGATGACGTTGCCGTCGCGCAGCACGGGCACGTCGAAGGCGTGGAGCACCGCCACCGCAGCCTGACTGGCGATCGTCTGCAGACTCACGATCAGCGGCGTCACCCAGCTGGTGGGCAGCGGGATCATGAACAGCAGGAAGCCGAGCGGGAAGGCGAAGGTGCGCAGGACACCCGGGCCGCCGCGGAACATCACGAGACAAGTCACCGCCGCCACGAGCGCGAGGCCCTGGAGGCTCACCTGGCCGATCAAGAGGCCGAAGGCGTAGAGCCCGAGCGACAACCCGAGCCCAGCCAGGGCCGGCAGATAGCGCTGACTCGGCCCGAGCTTCTTCCAGAGCGGCTGCCCCGAGGCCAAGGCGACCAAGGGCACCAGGAAGCCGTGGTTGTAGTAGTCGTGGGCCTGCCAGTGTTCGGCCAGGCCCATGACGGCCGGGGCGAAGATGACCGCCAGCCCGATCCAGAGGACCGTCTCGAGTGTGAAGCGCTGCATGGGTGCCTGTGTGGGTAGGCGCTCGGGCCGCCGAAAGGTACATCGGTCTCGCGCTCGGCCCGCGGGAGCGGTAAAGGCGCGGGCGAAACAGGCCCGACGGGAGTTCCGGCCACCCCACCTCACCCCCCTCGCCCCGGCGCCCCGCGAAGTGCTAATTTTCCGGCCATGGCAGCTTCCGACCCGACTCTCGACTCGATCGCTCAGCCCGAACCGGCACCGGCCGAAGCGCGCTACGAGCCGCCGCGCTTCGACGTGATCTGCCTGGCCTGCGAGATCTCGGCCTACGCGCCCGACGGCGACCCGCTCTTCTAGCGGCGTACCGCGACGCGCATCCGATGTGCCGCCCGGCTCCCTCCCCGGTCCGAGCGGCGGGTAGCGACGTGGGTCTGGCTGAGGGGCCCTCCCCCCAAACCCGAGCCGCCGTTCGGTCGATGAGACACCCGGGTGGCACTCGCGCGGAACACCGCATCGGGACGCCGGCCCGGAAGGGGTGACCCAGGTGGCGGAACGCCAGGCCGGATTCTGGAAGACGCTGCGCGAAGCGCTGCGGCGCTACTTCGTCGCCGGCATCCTCGCCTTCGCGCCGCTCGCCATCACGATCTGGGCAATCGCCTGGATCATCCAGCGTCTCGACAATTTGCTGCTCCCCACCGTGCTCTCCTGGGTCTTCCCGAACCTGGAGGATCCGCCGCGCATTCCGCTGGTGGGCGCCCTCTTCACGCTCGTCGTGATCCTGTTGATGGGCGTGGTGGCCCGGCACCTGTTCGGCGGTGAGTTCATCCGCGCCTGGGAGCGCCTGCTCTCGCGCGTCCCGGTGGCGCGGAACATCTATGCCGGGGTGAAGCAGCTCTTCGAAGCGATCTTCCAGCGCAACGAGTCGCGCTTCAACCGCGTCGTGCTGATCGAGTACCCGCGCCGCGGCATCTACGCCATCGCCTTCACCACCGGCGACGCGCGGGGCACCGTCCAGGAGATCACCGAAGAGCGCGTCATCAACTGCTTCCTGCCGACGACACCGAACCCGACCTCCGGGTTCTACCTGCTGGTGCCCGAGTCACAGGTGCGAGACGTGGACCTGACCGTCGAGGACGCCTTCAAGCTCGTGATGTCGGCAGGCCTGGTGACGCCCGAGAACGCCAATCAGATCCCGCTCCCGCTTTCGGACGCGGGATCGGAGCCGGCTATCGAGGCAACGGTGCCGACGTCACCCGCGTCACCAGCGCGCGAAGGCCGGGGTGGCTGAGCAGCCCGACCGTATCGCCGTTCTGCACCATCGCGACGACCTGCGGGTCCTGAAGTAGCGCCTGGACCTCGGGATCGTTCTTCAGCCCGCGGAGCCGCGGAGACACCTGGTGCATCACGTCGGCGACGGCATCGTGGAACACCTGCCGGTTGCCGGCCGCTTCGGCGGGCACGAAGCCCAGGTTCGCGAAGCGCTGACGTAGGGCCTCGTCGCCGGAGAGCTTCTGGAAGCTGCCGCGGTTGAGGGCGGTGTCGACGTTGCCGTGCTCGATGTAGGTCCAGAACATCGTGTCGTTCTGGATCGACGCGATCGCCGGCGACTCGACCACGCTCTGCAGCTCCTCGAGCGCCATCGCCGGTCGCGCGGTGAAGCGCGCCGCCACCCGCGCCGACGGATCATCGCCGAGCGCCTGGGTGAGACCGCTCTCGACGACCTCGGCGGTCATCTCGGCCACCACCGAATCGCCCACCTCGGGCAGGGGCGGCTCGATGCCGGCCAGGCGCAGGCTATCCACCCAGCTCGCCAGGATCACGAGCAGCACCGACACCAGCGCGCCGCGCACGGCGCCGAAGCTGCCGCCCACGAAGCGGTCGCGCACGCTCCGGGCCGCATTCTTGCCCCCCAGGAACTTCTTCAGGATGGCGGAGGCGATCCCCAGAACCACGTAGGTGCCGAAGAAGACGATCGTGCCGGCCACGGGCATCGCCCAGAGCGCGGGGACATCGAGGCGCTCGCCCAGAAGGGGCGCGAGCCCTGGAGCCAGCGTGAAGGCCGCGAGATAGGCGACGACGAGCGTGGCGAGGCCCAGGCCCGTGGCGAGGGCACCCCGCCAGGCCCCGAGGGCCACGAAGATCCCCATCACCACGGCGACGAGCCCGTTCAGCCACATGGCCGCTGCATCGGAGGGACGGTTCGGGGGCTAAAGCCGGCCGGAATCGGCCCCGATCCAAGCAGTGCCGCCCCCTCCACTCGCGAGGGACGACATCCTGGGGTACTGAGTCGGCGGCCCCCCGAACAGCCAACCCACCGCTCGAGCTGGGAGCCGACATGCGCACGCGACCCGTCCGCAAGACCAAGCTGATCGCCACCATCGGACCGGCCTGCGAGAGCCTCGACACCGTCAAGGCCATGATCCACGCCGGCATGAACGTCGCGCGCCTGAACTTCTCGCATGGCACCCATGCTACCCATCGCGAGCACGTCGAGCGGGTGCGGAAGGCCGCCACCGAGCTCGGCGCGAACGTCGCGATCATGCTCGACACGAAAGGCCTGCAGGTCCGTACGGGCCGCCTCCGGGAAGGCCCGGTCGAGCTCGAGACCGGCCAGACCTTCACGCTCCACACGGACGACCGCGACGGCGACGCCAGCGGCACCTCGATCTCCTACGCCGAGCTTCCCCACGAGGTGAGCGTCGGGGCGAAGGTCCTGATCGACGACGGCAAGCTCGAACTGCAAGTCGAGGACGTCACGCCGAGCGAGATCCAGTGCCGGGTCACTCGCGGCGGGACGCTCAAGGAGCGCAAGGGCGTCAACGTCCCCGACACCGTGCTCCAGATGCCGGCGATGAACGCCGAGAACCGCGCCGACATCGTGTTCGCGATCGAGAACCAGCTCGACTACATCGCGGCGTCCTTCGTGCGCGGCGCGCAGGACGTGCGCGAGATCCGCCAGATCCTCGACGAACACGGCGCGAGCATTCCGATCGTCGCGAAGATCGAGGCCGCGATCGGCGTGCAGAACCTCGAGGAGATCGTCGCCACCGCCGACGGCACGATGGTCGCACGCGGCGACCTCGGCGTGGAGCTCTCGGTCCAGGAAGTGCCGATGGTCCAGAAGAAGATCATCCGCACCACCGTCATGAACGGGAAGCCGGTCATCACCGCGACCCAGATGCTCGACTCGATGACCGAGACGCCGCTGCCCAGCCGCGCCGAGGTGAGCGACGTCGCCAACGCGATCCTCGACGGCACCTCGGCGGTCATGCTCTCGAACGAGACCGCAGCCGGGAAGTATCCCGTCGAAGCCGTGCGCACGATGGCCTCGATCGCCTTCGAAGCCGAGTCGGGTCTGCGGGAGTACGGACATCTCCAACACATCCTGTCGGGGCCGTCGCACGAGGTCACCGACGCGGTGAGCCAGGCGGCGATCACCATGGCCAACCACCTGAAGGCGTCGGCGATCATTGCGCTCACCGAGAGTGGCCGGACCGCCCGCTCGATCTCGAAGTACCGGCCGCGCTGCCCGATCCTCGGTGTGAGCAGCTGGCCCGAGGTGGTGCGCGCCTTCGCCATGAACTGGGGCGTGACCGGCATCTGCGTGGACTCGGACGACGCGTCCGGGAACGACGCGGTGGTCTCCTTCGCCCTGCGCCGCGCCAAAGAGCTCGGGATCGTGGAACGCGGCAGCCTCTGCGTGGTCACCGCCGGCACCAGCCGCGAGAGCGGCAGCACCAACATGATCCGGGTGGTGACGGCGGACTAGGTCCGTCTCGGCCCGCGCGTTTCGAACCGCGCCTCACTCCATGTCCGATGCTCCAGGGCGATCGCGGTCGGCGTCGAGTTCGGTGCGGAGGCGGTCGAGCAACCGATGCAGCTCGGCGACGTCGCTGCGCTTCCAGCCGGAGAAGATCGTTTTCTGATCCGGGGCCAGCCGACCGCTCATCCGATCACGCAGCCTCACCCCCGCTCGGTTCACCCGGAGCCAGCGAACCCGGCCGTCTCGAGGATCGGGGCGACTCTCGAGCAGCCCCAGGTCGAGTAGCTTCTTCACCTTCTTCGTCATGCCCGGCTGGCCGGTCTCGAAGGCGCGCGTGAGCTGGCCGACGGTCCACTCGCGATCGGGGTCGTGGCAAAAGTGACGTAGCAGCACGAAGAGGGGGTACGGCAACGGCTCGTCGGCAAGGATGCGATTGGCGCGT
Protein-coding regions in this window:
- the dcd gene encoding dCTP deaminase, with protein sequence MSVLTRDAIRAELDSGRLVITPFEADQLGAASIDLMLGDEIRVFAHPERPIDLLADTDYRDHTEVRTLAEPYVLEPGSTIHGITRERIRLPGNLCGFLEGRSRFARLGLMIHVTSAFVQPGVDNRQVLEMSNVAGHPLRIHAGVRLCQLVLMHTDGEARYEGRFARQDQI
- the pyk gene encoding pyruvate kinase, which gives rise to MRTRPVRKTKLIATIGPACESLDTVKAMIHAGMNVARLNFSHGTHATHREHVERVRKAATELGANVAIMLDTKGLQVRTGRLREGPVELETGQTFTLHTDDRDGDASGTSISYAELPHEVSVGAKVLIDDGKLELQVEDVTPSEIQCRVTRGGTLKERKGVNVPDTVLQMPAMNAENRADIVFAIENQLDYIAASFVRGAQDVREIRQILDEHGASIPIVAKIEAAIGVQNLEEIVATADGTMVARGDLGVELSVQEVPMVQKKIIRTTVMNGKPVITATQMLDSMTETPLPSRAEVSDVANAILDGTSAVMLSNETAAGKYPVEAVRTMASIAFEAESGLREYGHLQHILSGPSHEVTDAVSQAAITMANHLKASAIIALTESGRTARSISKYRPRCPILGVSSWPEVVRAFAMNWGVTGICVDSDDASGNDAVVSFALRRAKELGIVERGSLCVVTAGTSRESGSTNMIRVVTAD
- a CDS encoding MarR family winged helix-turn-helix transcriptional regulator; translation: MRPKRPQEEQILVWCGVVAQLNRTRANRILADEPLPYPLFVLLRHFCHDPDREWTVGQLTRAFETGQPGMTKKVKKLLDLGLLESRPDPRDGRVRWLRVNRAGVRLRDRMSGRLAPDQKTIFSGWKRSDVAELHRLLDRLRTELDADRDRPGASDME
- a CDS encoding cytochrome c biogenesis protein CcdA — encoded protein: MAASASPDIFLAFAAGLLSVLSPCVLPLMPAYLSLISGISVDEMRAGSEDADLRKRVMRACFGFVTGFSFVFVLMGVGAVAVGHVVRTWRLELFGLEIGVSQIAGIVVIVFGLHMMGLSPIQALYRDTRMNFSVRKRSFWSSAVIGSGFALGWSPCIGPILATILTVAGARETALQGVGLLLVYSAGLAIPFLLAGWSIEWFFRAFAKIKDHFHKLELASGFVLVGVGFLLVTDQFTALNRYFSFLNDFINAAEKAIQ
- a CDS encoding CvpA family protein translates to MWLNGLVAVVMGIFVALGAWRGALATGLGLATLVVAYLAAFTLAPGLAPLLGERLDVPALWAMPVAGTIVFFGTYVVLGIASAILKKFLGGKNAARSVRDRFVGGSFGAVRGALVSVLLVILASWVDSLRLAGIEPPLPEVGDSVVAEMTAEVVESGLTQALGDDPSARVAARFTARPAMALEELQSVVESPAIASIQNDTMFWTYIEHGNVDTALNRGSFQKLSGDEALRQRFANLGFVPAEAAGNRQVFHDAVADVMHQVSPRLRGLKNDPEVQALLQDPQVVAMVQNGDTVGLLSHPGLRALVTRVTSAPLPR
- the queG gene encoding tRNA epoxyqueuosine(34) reductase QueG; this translates as MSEAPRGTPADAARVEALGLSLGFDLVGIAAAEPTDQTRFLREWLARGYAGEMHYIGRRVEEREDPRRLLERAQSVIAVGFVYDPGERPSADAAPFRVARYAGGDDYHDVLVDRLRAFEAGLPTLADRPVRTRGYVDTGPVQERAHAAAAGLGWVGKNTCLIHPRLGSYLFLGAILTDWWLPAGEPEPDHCGSCRACLDACPTDAFPEPYVLDATRCISYTTIELRGPIPETMRAGQGDWGFGCDLCQEVCPWNQRERRPIPPDPHGLRARIAPRPDWQAPTLAWVLGLDEERWREATRKTALRRTRYQGLVRNALVAAGNTRDPELRPWIERHLQSDDAVLAEHARWALGQLSG
- a CDS encoding phytanoyl-CoA dioxygenase family protein, yielding MAESVPRIASRDASQVVPALRESGAVIVEGFLDADCLQRFNQELDPVMESLDPAREFVNPGVSFFFGAKTRHLTAVAAHSQVFAHEILPDDLFAEVSEEILGEGACSVILNTAHVMDRGPGAERQLLHRDEQVWPHVPQPHPELQLASVIALERFDRENGGTCVVPGSHRWPRDRQPTEDEIAVAEMEAGSAVLYLGSTIHAGGANTSAERGRRGMHVSFCAGWLRTEENQYLSVPIEAVKAMPERSQALLGYVAHDAIAVGGGYLGTVDLVDPVSRF
- a CDS encoding exosortase/archaeosortase family protein, producing the protein MQRFTLETVLWIGLAVIFAPAVMGLAEHWQAHDYYNHGFLVPLVALASGQPLWKKLGPSQRYLPALAGLGLSLGLYAFGLLIGQVSLQGLALVAAVTCLVMFRGGPGVLRTFAFPLGFLLFMIPLPTSWVTPLIVSLQTIASQAAVAVLHAFDVPVLRDGNVIRLPGGGSLFVAEACSGITSLISLIPIGFLLARFTDEVFWRRAAIVLAVVPAALLGNAIRVIVTVYAANAVGIERATTGTLHDMAGLLTSAFAVVLVIAFGSLLRRLTEDGDPIAPPPATA
- the dtd gene encoding D-aminoacyl-tRNA deacylase — translated: MRAVVQRVSRAAVVVEGDEVARMGEGLLALVGVAAGDDEGDARTLARKLVGLRIFPDPDGRMNRSLADTGGTLGVVSQFTLLGDARQGRRPSFGEAAAPELAAPLVEAVAQAAREAGVDVVTGRFRAHMEVHLTNDGPVTLLLDTQRRF
- a CDS encoding DUF502 domain-containing protein gives rise to the protein MAERQAGFWKTLREALRRYFVAGILAFAPLAITIWAIAWIIQRLDNLLLPTVLSWVFPNLEDPPRIPLVGALFTLVVILLMGVVARHLFGGEFIRAWERLLSRVPVARNIYAGVKQLFEAIFQRNESRFNRVVLIEYPRRGIYAIAFTTGDARGTVQEITEERVINCFLPTTPNPTSGFYLLVPESQVRDVDLTVEDAFKLVMSAGLVTPENANQIPLPLSDAGSEPAIEATVPTSPASPAREGRGG
- a CDS encoding class I SAM-dependent methyltransferase, which translates into the protein MSEPSAFVWDAREALAAAANRGPVVDLACGRGRNALPLARHGVRIVGFDRNGDHLGELAAAAKAEGLPIELAQADFENPTSLPLGAGSCAALIVCRYLHRPLCPALVEALQPGGWLLYETFTRDQPKLGYGPKNEAFLLEAGELPRLFSGLEMAHHWEGVTDEAKPAAVAQLWARKPERGGA
- a CDS encoding glycerophosphodiester phosphodiesterase, producing MPHPFFDLPGPLAIGHRGCAGERPENTLVSFAKACEDGAQILESDVHVTRDGVPVLLHDDDVSRVSDGTGQVRDLSLAELQRLDAGHHFTAPDGTHPFRGQGVQVPALAEALAALPGMRFNLELKEDLPDLIEATVEVVRDADREALTLLTAAEDPLMARLRKHVESVGSSVALGACTGEVAGFALAARDGTPPPDGPMALQIPTHFVGQPLVTPALLDAAHAAGVQVHVWTINEPDEIAALLALGVDGIVSDHPARVVAARAGA